A section of the Mangifera indica cultivar Alphonso chromosome 12, CATAS_Mindica_2.1, whole genome shotgun sequence genome encodes:
- the LOC123193075 gene encoding glucosamine inositolphosphorylceramide transferase 1, whose product MGSGQVVVGGGADGGIDGGGGGGGNGSGCSCWCRWRRKHVNNHGHVGRARFMFSSSAFVFLVWYFIVYGFVGLLYGWLLVKKPYESTGLMQPFGCREDSEGSWAIGVFYGHSPFSLKPIETENLWRNHSAAWPVANPVVTCGSVSASGFPSNFVADPFLYVQGDVLYLFYETKNSITMQGDIGVARSVDKGATWEQLGIALDEDWHLSYPYVFEYLGQIYMMPESSAKRELRLYRAIDFPLEWKLDRIIMKKPLVDPVLVNHDGMYWLFASDHSGFGVKKNGQLELWYSDTPFGPWKPHKNNPIYNVEKDLGARNGGRPILYNGNLHRIGQDCGESYGRRVRIFKVEVLTKDAYKEVEVPFISEQTYKGRNSWNSARYHHLDVQQLSSGEWIGFIDGDRVLSGDSIHRFLLGWSSMAAVATLGILLGVLLGAVKCVIPLNWCAQYAGKRSDSFFDWEKEGFFSSKVRRLCSRLNRSASILQGRIKPNTSSGRFVLTVMFVSGVALMCTAVKYIYGGNGAHEAYMWKGHYSQFTLLTMTYDARLWNLKMYVKHYSRCSSVKEIVVVWNKGVPPKLSDLDSAVPVRIRVEDQNSLNNRFKMDPLIKTRAVLELDDDIMMSCDDVERGFQVWRQHPERIVGFYPRLVNGTPLKYKGEKYARRLKGYNMILTGAAFIDNQLAFKRYWSEEAKAGRELVDKYFNCEDVLLNYLYANASTSKTVEYVRPAWAIDTSKFSGAAISKNTQVHYHKRSKCLLKFSEMYGSLASRKWEFNGRKDGWDL is encoded by the exons ATGGGTTCTGGACAAGTAGTTGTGGGCGGTGGCGCGGATGGTGGCATTGACGGCGGCGGTGGTGGTGGGGGGAATGGAAGTGGGTGTAGTTGCTGGTGTAGATGGAGAAGGAAGCATGTTAATAATCATGGACATGTTGGGCGTGCAAGGTTtatgttttcttcttctgcATTTGTGTTCCTTGTTTGGTATTTTATTGTGTACGGATTCGTGGGGTTGCTTTATGGGTGGCTTCTTGTGAAGAAGCCCTATGAAAGTACTGGACTGATGCAGCCTTTTGGTTGTAGAGAAGACAGTGAAGGCTCTTGGGCCATTGGTGTTTTCTATGGCcactctcccttctctctcaAACCTATTGAAACA GAGAATTTATGGAGGAATCATAGTGCGGCGTGGCCAGTGGCTAATCCAGTTGTGACATGTGGTTCTGTTTCTGCTTCTGGTTTTCCTAGTAATTTTGTTGCTGATCCGTTTTTATATGTTCAG GGAGATGTTCTTTACCTATTCTATGAAACCAAGAATTCCATTACAATGCAAGGGGATATTGGAGTTGCAAGAAGTGTCGACAAGGGAGCAACATGGGAGCAACTAGGCATAGCTTTGGATGAGGATTGGCACCTCTCTTATCCATACGTGTTTGAATACCTCGGCCAA ATATACATGATGCCTGAGAGCAGTGCAAAAAGGGAACTTCGTCTTTATCGAGCAATTGactttcctttggagtggaaaCTGGACAGGATTATTATGAAGAAGCCCCTTGTTGACCCCGTTCTAGTTAATCATGATGGAATGTATTGGCTCTTTGCATCTGATCATAGTGGTTTTGGAGTCAAGAAGAATGGACAACTGGAACTTTGGTATAGCGACACACCTTTTGGCCCTTGGAAGCCACATAAGAATAACCCTATCTATAATGTTGAAAAGGATTTGGGGGCACGAAATGGAGGCAGGCCAATTTTGTATAATGGAAATCTTCATCGCATTGGTCAAGATTGTGGTGAATCATATGGGCGACGAGTGCGTATCTTTAAGGTGGAAGTTCTTACCAAGGATGCATACAAAGAAGTTGAAGTTCCCTTCATCTCAGAGCAGACATATAAGGGTCGAAACAGTTGGAATAGTGCTCGCTACCATCACCTTGATGTGCAGCAGTTAAGTTCTGGTGAGTGGATTGGGTTTATCGATGGAGATCGAGTCCTTTCAGGAGACTCGATTCATCGGTTTCTTCTTGGCTGGTCTTCTATGGCAGCGGTTGCTACACTTGGCATCTTATTAGGTGTGTTACTTGGAGCTGTCAAGTGCGTAATTCCACTCAACTGGTGTGCACAATACGCGGGGAAGAGAAGTGATTCTTTCTTTGATTGGGAAAAAGAAGGTTTTTTTAGTTCAAAGGTCAGACGGTTGTGTAGCCGCTTGAACCGATCAGCTTCGATTCTTCAGGGCAGGATAAAACCAAATACGAGTTCTGGAAGATTTGTTCTGACAGTGATGTTTGTATCTGGAGTTGCACTGATGTGCACAGCGGTTAAGTACATCTACGGAGGGAATGGTGCACACGAAGCTTACATGTGGAAGGGTCATTATTCGCAGTTCACATTGTTAACAATGACATACGATGCTCGTCTCTGGAATTTGAAAATGTACGTGAAGCATTACTCGAGATGCTCATCGGTGAAAGAGATAGTTGTAGTGTGGAACAAAGGGGTACCTCCAAAATTAAGTGATTTGGACTCGGCAGTGCCTGTGAGGATTAGAGTTGAGgatcaaaattctttgaataATCGGTTTAAGATGGATCCTTTAATAAAGACTCGAGCCGTCCTTGAGCTTGATGATGATATTATGATGTCTTGCGATGATGTTGAGCGGGGTTTTCAGGTATGGCGCCAACATCCAGAAAGGATAGTGGGGTTCTACCCCCGCCTGGTCAATGGAACTCCATTGAAGTATAAGGGCGAGAAATATGCAAGAAGGCTAAAAGGGTACAATATGATCCTTACTGGGGCTGCTTTCATCGATAATCAACTGGCATTTAAGCGGTACTGGTCTGAGGAAGCCAAGGCTGGAAGAGAACTGGTAGACAAGTACTTCAACTGTGAGGATGTGTTACTGAATTATTTATACGCGAATGCAAGCACTTCGAAGACTGTTGAATATGTAAGACCAGCATGGGCAATCGATACATCAAAATTCTCCGGTGCAGCAATTAGTAAAAATACACAAGTACATTACCATAAAAGAAGCAAATGCCTCCTGAAATTTTCGGAGATGTATGGAAGCTTGGCCAGCCGGAAATGGGAATTTAACGGTCGGAAGGATGGCTGGGATTTATAG